The stretch of DNA GGCATCGTGGTGACAGACATGGCCTTCATCCCCGAGAGCCGGCGCGGGCGCGAGCTGCTGGGGGAGCACGAGGCTGCCCTGCTCAGCGTTGCTGTGGACAGCCGCTGCAAGCTGCACCTCCTGCCACGCAGACGTAGGTGCTGGGGAGTTAGGGGGGCCCTGTTCCCCCCGCAGTATGAGGGAGGTCCTGCAgacccctcctcaccccactTTCCCTGCAGGCTCTCTCCctgtctggctgctgctgctgctctctgctgggctCATCATGGCCaccatcctgctgctgcagcttgcCTTCCCGGGCTTCCTGTAGCCCTACGGCCCCCACCACACCAGGacagaacccccccccccaacaccaGGACAGGACTCCCCAGTACACGGACAGGCTCCCCCCAGTGCTGGGACTGGACCCCCCAGCACCAGGATGGTTTCGCAGGCCCTGTGGTGCAACCCCCCCTGTTGGACAGAGCCCCCCTAACTGGGACAGACCCCCCTGGCACCAGTACCCTCCCTGGGCCTGGCTAGCCCCCCTCCCCAAATGGAATGCACCAGGGACGAGTGCCCGGCCCCGAGGGTCACAGGCGGGTCCCAGGGGCTGTGGAGGACCCCGGCCCGGCGGGGCTGGCCccgggcagggagggggggtcCCGCCAGCCCCCCGCTATTAAAGCTGGAGCACGAAGGCAGCACCGGGACCTCCGTGTGGGCGGGGCCGGTGAGGCCCCGCCCCCTGTGGCCTCGCCCACATCTGGGAGGCGTGGCCCCGGCAGCCATGTTTGTTGTGGGCaggggcggcggggccgctTAACCCCTGCGGTGCCGGTGCGGGGAGGGACGGGATCCCCCCGGgcggggcagggcagggcagggcggGACGGCGACGTGGCCCGAGGCGGGGCGGGCGGCACCAGACAGGACACTGGCACCGAGTGAGTGGGGAACGGGGAAGAGAAACGGTGCGGCGGGGGGAGAGTGGGCTGCAGGTGGCGGGGTGGGCAGGGGGTTAATGCGGTGGGCAGAGGGCAGGGCGGGAGGGGGAGCAGAAGCCGACCGGGCCCGGGAGCTGCGGGACGGGTGGATGGTACCGTGTGTCCGTGtgggcaggaggctgggggctgtgggcaggaggctgtgggctgcaggcagcagcggtgggcaggaggctgggggctgcaggcagcagcggtgggcaggaggctggaggcTGTGGGCAAGTGGGCTGCGGGCAGACGCCGGCCGGGACGGGGGTCCCATGTCCGTGTGGAAGCGCCGGGTGCAGAGCCCCCTCCCCGCTCCAAATGCCGGAGTCTCCAGACCCCCGCCCCCTCAGTGGTACGGGGCCCCCAGGACCCCCTCAGCAGTTGTCGCCTGGCTGCAGCCCGAGGTCGCAGGATGAGGAACCCGGTGGTGGCCCGGCTGCTGCTGGTGCCGGTGGTGGCCGCGGCAGCGTGGGCAGCCCCCCAGGCTGGGGGGCACAGGTATGGGGGGGCACAGGTGGGGTTTGGGTGCCCGGGTGGATGTCCGGGAGGGTTGCACGGTCAAGGATCAGGCCCCCGGGATGGGGTGGGGGCGCAATGCCTGGGTGGGGGACACTGTGTGAGGCATGTGGGGACATCGGGCTAGGCAGCCCCCTCTAGCGTCCCCCTGCCCAAAGGGCACAGGTAATgtctcccccacccctcctctcCTGGCCAGCCCTGAGGTCCCCCCGCCCGCGATGCTGGACCCTGATCCTGACCTGCtgagcctggagctgctcaCACCGACGTGAGTCCCGTCCCCACGGGAGCCCCACGGCTCTGAGCCCTGCACCCGGGGGACAGTGCAATGGGGCAGCGGGCAGTGCCCGGCtggctctggggctgcagggtggtCCTGGGGCCAGAAAGATGGCAGAACAGCGACGGGGCAGGGGCGGAGCATCCTTCGGGCAGGCTGTggggcagagcatccctggggcaggCTGTGGGGCAGGCCTGTGTGTGCCCACCGCAAGCCCCATgcccccaggctgctccagagCGCGGtgcagagcctggggctgcCGGAGCAGGATCCAGAGGCCATGACACGGGAGCAGGGTAAGGCCAGGGCAACGGGGGTCTCTGGGGGCAGTAGGGACACAAGCCCAGCCCTACGGCACCCCGtgccccacagctctgctctacCTCTTTGTGCTGCACGACCATGACCGGAGTGGGTGCCTGGAcgggctggagctgctgcagctgctggggacgGTGCTGGCCCAGCGGGACGGGGGGCAGCCGGGTGCTGAGGCGGTGGGTCCCACCGGGGTGGACAGCCCTGCACACCCCCTGGACCCCTGGCCAGGCCCTCACACCATTCCCCCCCCACAGGTGGCTGGGCTGGTGGACCGAGTCCTGGAGAGGCATGACCTGAGTGGGGATGGGCTGCTTGAcccccctgagctgctgctggcacccagTGGGGGACAGGGACCCTCGGAGCggcccctgctgcagccccccaaGGAGCCAATGGCTGGGGTTGTGCCCAGGGGGGATGCAGAGGTGCCGGGGAGGGACATGGGGGTGAATGTTCTGGGAGATGGCCCAACGGTCGGACAGGCAGACCCCCAGGATGAAATCCCCCAGGATGAAACCATGGATGCAGAGGAAGCCCCTGAGACAGAAGCCCCCAGCGCTGAAGCTACAGAGGCAGACAAAGCCCCTGAGGGGGACCCTGGCGAGGGGTAGGGTGCAGGGGGatccctgccatgctcagggcaTGAATTGGTGGGACGGTCCTTCCAAACCCCATCATGAGGGGTTAGGACTGGGCTACTATCACCCCTGTAACATCATGGGATGGAGAAATAGAGGAGGTGGGGCCAGCGCTGGCCTGAGCTGTGGTCACTAcgagcagagctgtggggcaggaggcagtggggcagtgtgtgtgtgtgtgtgtgtgcggtTTATTGCCAGCAGGGTGGGGTGTGCGGGGTGCAGCAGGGGGGGTGGGTATGCCCTGGGGTGAGGGGTCTCTGGCCACTCAGTGCCCAGCTCAGACGAGGCCGTCGAAGCCCTGGATCCCACATTTCTTGCCCGCAATCCGGCAGCCGAAGGTCAGGGCCTCCTGCAGGCTCTTCCCTGCAGAACCAGCACTGATCAGCCCCAGCCGGCCCACATGGGCTGAACCAAGCCAGGCCATGCCATGGCTGTGCCATGGCTACCCCATGACTGTGCTGGGCCATGCCAAGCTGTGCCATGACTGTGCTGTGGCCATGCCCACCTTCTGAGAGGGCGAAGATGACGGCAGCGTTGAAGGTGTCCCCTGCCCCCAGCGTGTCCACCACGGTCTCTGGGGGGAAGGCATCCGAGTGCAGTATCTCCCCATCAGGCCCCATGGCATCAGCACCAGCCTCGGCCCAAGCACAGATCATCGTGGCCCTGGGGGGGTTGTAGTGGGCACGGGGTGTAGCTGTGTCCCCCCCTCAAACCTTTGCTCCTCTCCCACCCACCTTGCCCCTCTACCTCGGCTGGACGCGGCTGCGCAGCCCCCGCAGTGCCTCGGGGGCTGAGCTGTACCCAAAGTGCTGGGCCAGGTCCTTGCTGATGAAAACCTGCAGGAGAGGGTCTGGGGTGGGAGGACACCCTGGGACCCCCCCAGTGGCTGCATCCCCAGAGCCAAACACACCCCTGCACCCCAGCTGTACTCTCCCCACCGCAGCTGtgcctcagagctgctgcacacCCTGTGGCCCCCTCAGACCCCATCTTTACCCTTTAGACCCCAACTGCACTCCCAATCCCACatccctgccccctcccctgcatcccatccctcccccacCCAAGGCCCCACTGCCTCAAAACCCAGATGCACTGACCCCTCCCTGCCCTATCCCCCCTCTCCTCACCCCACTGCCCCCAACACCCCAGCTCGACCCCGCTCAGACCTGATTgctctgcccccagccccaaTACCCGCCCTGACAGCTCTGCCCCCCCGCTGTACGTTCCCCCCGGCAGCCTCCTCCCCTCACCacttcccccagccccagcagctccagcagctcctgtcgCGGCTTCTCCACCTCCACCGAGATGCGGACCCTCTCGGCCGCCCCGCGGGAACGGTTGTGCCGTTCCACCCGCCGGATCATCTCCACCTGCTCTGCCACGTTACGGGCCTGTGGAAGCACGACCTGGCACCGGCACCGGGCACCGGCACCCCTCGCCCTCCTGGGGTCACTCACCCCCAGCCTGGGGATACCCCATAGCCATGGGGCAACCCCCCCCTCCCGTGTCCTCCCACCCTGCGGCCTCTCCCAGCCCCGGGTGACCAACCCACCCATCCCGAGGTGACCCTCCCAGTCTCACCTCCCAGTGGATCCACTTGAACCGGGAGAGGTCAACCTTCTCGAAGTCACGGGCCGTCACGTCTGGCAGGTTCCTGTGGGGTGGGGGTCAGGCGGAGCGGGGGGACCCCCAGCCGCAGCATGGGGTGGCCATGGGGGTGACCCCCGGCTGGGGACAAAGGACTGTGGAGGGCAACACCCGGGGCAGAGGTCCCCGGGGCTGGCAGTGTCCGGGTCAATCATTAATGCCGGCGCGGCCGGACCCTGAGCTGGACTCAAAGGGCAGCGCGGTGCTGCCAGGCTGGAGCTGCGGGGACCCGGGGGGTGAAGCCCAGCGGTGGTTGGGGACCTGCCACCATCAACCATGTCTGCCTGCCGGCACCGGCAGGGCTGCGGGAGCATCGTCCCGGGCACCACGTGTGATACGGGGCGGCCCCAACTGTCCCGCACAGGACACGTGTGTGCGTGTGATGCCACCGCCAATCACGGCTGCAGCGCGGGGAGTGACAAGGGGGACGATTGGCAGCGATTGTGTGTGCAGAATTACGGGAATTACCGATGTGGTGTGCGGTGCCCCCCGGCCGGCAGCGCTGGGCCGGTGCCGCCTCAGCACATCGAGCCCCGGGGTGCCGGAGCAGCCCCGGATGCCCCTTCCTGGCGTGGCCCGAGCGCTGCCCGCCGGGCGATCGGGCCGGGGCTGGCGGAGCCCTTACGTGTCGTAGAGCACGATGGTGCGGGAGCCGCTGGCCGCGCTGACCACGCAGCAGGCGCAGGGCACGTCCCCGCGGGGCTGCCAAGCCACGTGTGACACGTCCACGCCGCGGCGTCGGAAATCCGCCACGATGAAACTTTGGGGAAGGGGGTAACAAAGAGCGGGGGTGAGGGGGACACGCACCCACCCGTGGGCGTGCAGGATGGTGCGGGTGCCGCGGCGGGCGCTGGCGATGACCACGGAGGCGGGCAGGCTGCCGTCGTGCTGCCGCACCGCGTGGCGCGCGTCCACCCCGTAGCGCCGCAGGTCGGACAGGACGAAGCTGCCGGCGGGATTTGTGCAGAGGGGCCGGTGGGGCCGgcgtggggggggggggggggggcggccAGCCCGGGCCCCCGTCACCGTAACCCCCCCGCACTTACTCGGCGGCGTGGCCGGGGGCCAGCGAACCCATGAAGGAGACGGGGGCTCCCAGCAGCGCCAGCACCGTGCAGGAGTTGGAGGCATTCCCGCCGCGCTGCCACCGCTGTGACAGGCACCTGCGGGGGCGGACTGGGGGGTAACGGCGGGGCCGGCCCGGGGGAAGCCGGGGGGGGGTTCCCCAGGGGAGACCCCCGCAGCCCCGCTCCCCCCGGTACCTGGTGTCCGAGTCCTCGGGCGGGTAGGCCTCCACCACGCTGATGATGTCCAGGCAGACCAGCCCCACGCACAGGATCCGCCGCTCGCCCCCGGAGCCGGGGTCCCTCCGCGCCGCCCCCGCCGCCATCCCGGGGACGCTGCGCTCACACACGGCCCGCGCCGGCCGCGCgcagccccgccccgcccccgcgCCCGCCCCCGGACGCCGCCACCAATCGGAACCCGCGGTAGCGGCGCTCCCCCCGAGGGGGCGTGGCCACGCACACCCCCTCACGCGCACACGCGCCCCCGGGCCACGCCCCCGCGCCTGCGCCCCACTGCCGCGTGCACCGGGGCGTGACCGGCGGCGCGAGAGCCCCGGGACACGCGTGGGGCGCGTGAGGAgatgggggggggagggggcaggatGGGTGCGGGGTGCGGGGTGCGGGGAGCGGTCCCAGGCGAGTGTCGGCTCTGGAGTGGGGGGACAGCCGGGGCACGGAACTGGGGGAGTCTGAGCACGCAGAGAGCCCCCCTGGGCACGGCCAGGACCGAGACCCCTCCTCGGGACCCTCCTGCCCGCACCGGGCCCTGCCGGTGGGGCTGCCGGGGATGAGCAGTCGGGGTCCCCCACCATGTGCCATGCACCCCTGTCCCTCCTCTGTGTCTCCCTGTGCCGGGCAGCGTCCCCTGTGCCTCCCCCCCCTGTCTCCCGGTGCTGGACATTGTCCTCCCTGTGCCGGGCAGTGTCCCTTGTGTCCTCCTGtgccctccctgtgctgccccCGTGCAGCAGTGTCACATTTGTCCCATCTGTGTGCGGCTGTACCCCCTGTCACCGAGAGTCACCCCCCCGCTGTGCCCTGGGGTGTCGCTGGGTCTGCTGCCATGTTGGGGTGACACGGTGCCCCCTGAgccccccagtccctccccagagAGCTTGGCCTGATGGCGGAGGCTGTGGGACAGTGTCACCTCCCGGCCAGCACAGCCCCGGGGACACCGTCCCGGCTGAGGGTGACAAGAACTCCACTATGGTCGTGAGAGCAGCACACGCGGGGGTCACGCGTGTGCaggcgtgtgtgtgtgtgcacgtcCGTGTCCACATGTGGTGCACACCAGGGGGGCACATCACCCATCTGCTGCACACGCATGTGTCAGGCTGTGACACACGCGCGTGGCTGTGTTGGGCCACAGCACACGCATGTTCCTGTGTGCACACACGTGCTGTGTGCAGCGCCCgcctgcagcagggcagccccTTGCGTgcacacgtgtgcacacacaGGTGTCATCACGCGTGTGGGGCCGTGTCCCCGCAGGGGCAGCTCAGTGTCACCCATCGGGGACTGCAGCTCCGCGGGGTGGGCCCGGGGACGTGTCTGGGACACCgcccaccccctgcccctgcaGGCACACTGCTACTGTGCCCCCCCGGGCCCCCCCATGTCCTGCAGCCCCCTGACTCTGTCACCATCCCCAGCTcaccccagctctgtccccagccctctgcCCCATCTCTACATCTGTCTCCAACCCTGGCACCCTCCCCAggccctccagccccttcccctgaCCTGTCCTGCCCGGGCTGAGAAGGGCTCAGgcagggggcaggcagggagcagggggcaggcagggcacAAAGCCCCCCTGTAGGGTGCCCTGGCTACAGGACATGTCCTCCCCCCGCTGGCCAAGCTGCTGGACACCGAGAGAGACCCTCCCGGGGTTGGGCTTTGGGGACCCAGAAAGGGTCCCATGGGGCCACTGTCGTGGGAGGGGGGGCATGACAGCACGGAAAAGGGAGTATGGGGTGGGTCTGGGACCGGCTAAGGGGCTGCTTGTCCcttgcctgctccctgcctgccccctcccccctccgGGGGTCCTTCCCCGGCAGTGCACCTCTCCCTCCGGCCATGTCGTTATCCACAGGAACCCTGAGCCCCCCGAGTCCCCCACTCCGGGACTGCCCCCGTGACACTCTTCACGGGGCTACTCTGGGCAGGGTGCAGGGCTCTGTGGTGACCGTCCCTGAGCTGACTGCCACCCCCTGAAGTGACACTCCCCCGTCACACCCCCTCTGTACCGGAACAACCCCTGGACAGTGTCACGACAGGGATGTGTCACCTGTGCCACCGTGGCCAAGGACTGTGTGTCCCTATTTTCCCCCATGTCCTCCCATGATCCCCCCCAGACTGTTCCTGGAGGGGGGCACGGCCAGGACCCCTCCTTCCCATTGGCTCTCTTCTTCCCCCCAAAGAGACTTCCTGGAGCTCAGCCCCTTCTGCCCCCCTGCCTGGTGCTCTGAGTGTCTCCCGGATCCCCAGGACCCCCCATGCCTGGGATCCCCACCCGTGGCACCCAAGGGTGCTAGTGCTGGAGATGAGCAGGAAGGGTCCCActgctccctctcccccctcgTACCCCCCTCGGCTCCTTCCACCCCAGAAACACCGGGACAGAGCAAGCGGCcccaggatggggacaggagtggGACAAGAGTGGGACCTTCTCCTGTGGAGGGGTGTCAGGCAGCATCAGGTCAACCAGAACCCAGCCCTGGGAGTCCCTGGGGCCCAGCTGGGTGACACTAGAGCCACAGTGTCCCCAGCCGGATGATGGCACTGCAGTCCCCATGGTTCAGCCCGGTGCTTGCGGGTCCCGGTGTCCCAGCCTAGGCCGTCCCAGCGGTGCAGGTGCTGGGGGAACATCGAGGGTCAGGGAGTTCCACTCCAagcccctgccccacaccaTCCCCTCGCGGGGAACACGTCCGGAGGCATCTGCAGCATGAAGAAGCACGGGTGGGGGGGAGGCAGTGACACCCCaacccctcctgaaccccccccCGTAGTTcattcccagctgcagcagctggagccccCCCACCCTGCCGTCCATcgaggggctgagggggggacTGGAGGCTCGGGGGCTTGTGTGGCAGGAGGGGCCGGCTCTGACCCTGTCCCACCCCCCAGGACCTCCCTGTGTTAACTTCAACCGGTTATCGAGTGACTGAACACCAGAGGACAAGTTCTCAGGCTGGGACGAGGATTTCTGCTACATGGACCCAAGGGACCATGCCGGGACCCCTGGGATCACGCCACACCCCGGGGACCACAGTGGGACCCTCGGGATCGTGGTGGGACACCCGGGCTGGGCTGGCCGTGCCCCCTCCTCATAGCACCCCTGGCTGGGGCGATGCTGGGGGTTGGGAGGtcccagctgggctgtgggTCTCACACAGGGCAAAAAACCACCGGCGTCGCGGCGGAAGAAAGGAGCCGGAGCCGCGGGTACAAAACCCGGTGCCGCGTCTTTATTTGGGGGAGAAGGTGTCTgagaagggggtggggggcagagTGGGGGTGGCAGTGTTGGGAGGGACGTGTGGTGACAGGAAAGTAAGGGGTGGGGGTGCTGATAAATAACGGGGTGAGGGTCCCGGCGGGGTGTGTGGACCCctgggggtctgggggggctCTAGGGGTCCTCATAGAGCAGGGCCCCGCTGAAGAGGGTGAGGGGCTCATCCGGGGCGTGCGCCAGGCGCCCCGACACCAGGTCCACGCAGAGGGTCTCGCCGGCCGCCAGCGGCAGCAGGAGGGTGAAGACACCCAGGGCGCCGGGGGCGGGGGGCAGTGCGGCTCCCGGCTCCTTCTCCAGTCCCTCGGGCTGGAACCCGGCCGAGTCCAGGCGGGCAATGCCCTGGCCCGAGCGGGCCAACACCGCCTCCAGCGGCCCGGCCCGGTGCCCAGTCAGCACCGCGCTCACCAGGTACCGTCCGGACACCGGCGCCGTGAACGTACCTGCGGGGAGTGAGGGGCGATAGATACGAGACCCACACGGCACCCCGGGGCACCTCTTGGCACCGCTGAGACCCCCACACCAACCCCGGACCGGGTCTGCACCTTTGGGACACCCACAGCACTTGTGCgacccccaggacccccccggCATTCTCACAGCACTACTGGGACCCCTCCCGGAACCTCTGGAAGCCTCTCATCAATCCGGGATGGGGTCTGCACCCCCGAGAGCCCCACAGCATGCCCGGGAGGGATCTGAAGCCTCCGGAACCCCCTGCCTATGCCCCGCCGCCCCAACACTCCCAGGACCCCGGACAGGATCTGCACCACAGGGACCCCCAGCCATCAGGGCACGCCCAGGACCTCCTGTcccacagccccctcccacTGGCCAGCCCCTCCCTCACCCCGGTGCCCCTTCCTCACCCGTCTCAGGGTCATAGGCTCCCCCGTCGTTGAGCAGGACCTGGTCGAAGGGGACTGTCCCTGGTTCCACGCGTTGTGAGCTCAGGGCAGCCGAGAAGGCGACACGGGGCACAGAGCCCGCCTCCCCCCGCAGGCCTGGACTAGGGGTTAGGGAGGGCACCGGACCCACCCGGCAGCCCCTCTGAAACCCCCGACCCACTGTGCCTGGGCCCCGCATCAAGGGGGACACCGGGTCCCTTGCCCTACCATACCCACTCTGGCACCACCCCGACCCCCTTGGACGCCCCTGCCCCCCATTTTGCTATGTCTGTGACCCCCCCCATACCACATCCCCCCACTGCACCCCCAGCCACCATGTTCCCCCTCAtacccctcccccagccctgtccaAGCTCCCCAGTTCCTCTGCCCCCCAACATCCCTACCTCTCTCTCCTGGCAGCCCTAGGAGGAAGGTGAGGAAGGGGCTTCAGGACTGGTTCAGGGAAGGACGCCCACGTGTAGGGTCCAGCCTGGACAGTACTGCCccaaagggaaggggggggaggaatggGGTGTCTCTCTTCCTTACCAGGGGGGCCCATGGGGCCTTGTTCTCCGTCCTTGCCGGGGGGCCCAGAGGGGCCGGGGGGACCTGTCTCACCTCTGgggccagcagggccaggggggCCTATGGGTGTGGTTGGAGAGGTCAGAGctcttcctccctccagcccttcccctcaccccACTGCCCAATAACCTGTGGCCTCCTGTGGCCCTGTGCCCCCAACCCCTACCacccagctgtgtccccatAGCACCCCTGTCCTGCCTGCTGGTGACCCTGTGTCCCCATGTatccctgtgtccccatgtcctGCATTCCCCATACACCAAGGACACCTCACCATCCCTCATGACACAGCTCCCCATGTGCCCCCATGTCCTTGTGTCCCCCTTCTGTCCTCCATGGAGCAGCTCACTGTGTCCCCATATCCACCTGTGCCCCACACACCTGGGTTCCCCAGCGTCCCCCCTGCTGTCCCCCCTGGCTCAGCTCCCTGTGTCCCCAAGTCCCATCATGTCCCCCCATGCCCACACACCAGGGTCCCCCCGCTGTCCCCCGTGGCGCAGCTCCCCCCgcagctcctgcaggctggCGTTGATGGCGCGGAGCCCCCGCTGCCCGTCCAGCACCTTCCCCAGGCGGGCAGCGCTCTCGGTGGTCGTCGAGTTCAGCTCCCGCACGGCGTCCCACAGCCCGGCCACGTGCCGGCCCAGCCCCTCGCGGaccccccgcagccccccagccacagcctccaGCTGCCGGCAGACCCCCTCCAGGGCCGCCACCCGCGGCTCCAGCCCCGCCGGGCAGCCCCCCGCCCGCAGCTCCCGCGCCAGCCCCTCCAGCCGCTCCTGggcctctgcctcctgctctgcctcccgCTCCGCCGCTGTGTCCAGCTCGGCCACGATGCGGTGGGTGATGGCGTCCAGCTGGCGCTGCCGggccccctgctcctccacctcctcctgcagcccttgcACCGTGGCGTTCAGACTCCCCAGCGATACCAGGGCGGACGCCACCTCGCCCCGCAGATCCCGCAACTCCCAGGGCCAGCTGCCCCCGAACACCCCAAACCCCTCTAGCGGCGGCTCCGGCTCCAGCTCCGTCTCTGGCTCTGGCTCCGGCCCCGGTTCCGGAGGGCGGCAGGCGGCCGTGCACACCCCCACCTCTGCCCGCAGC from Calypte anna isolate BGI_N300 unplaced genomic scaffold, bCalAnn1_v1.p scaffold_86_arrow_ctg1, whole genome shotgun sequence encodes:
- the CGREF1 gene encoding cell growth regulator with EF hand domain protein 1 isoform X1, translated to MVRGPQDPLSSCRLAAARGRRMRNPVVARLLLVPVVAAAAWAAPQAGGHSPEVPPPAMLDPDPDLLSLELLTPTLLQSAVQSLGLPEQDPEAMTREQALLYLFVLHDHDRSGCLDGLELLQLLGTVLAQRDGGQPGAEAVAGLVDRVLERHDLSGDGLLDPPELLLAPSGGQGPSERPLLQPPKEPMAGVVPRGDAEVPGRDMGVNVLGDGPTVGQADPQDEIPQDETMDAEEAPETEAPSAEATEADKAPEGDPGEG
- the CGREF1 gene encoding cell growth regulator with EF hand domain protein 1 isoform X2 produces the protein MRNPVVARLLLVPVVAAAAWAAPQAGGHSPEVPPPAMLDPDPDLLSLELLTPTLLQSAVQSLGLPEQDPEAMTREQALLYLFVLHDHDRSGCLDGLELLQLLGTVLAQRDGGQPGAEAVAGLVDRVLERHDLSGDGLLDPPELLLAPSGGQGPSERPLLQPPKEPMAGVVPRGDAEVPGRDMGVNVLGDGPTVGQADPQDEIPQDETMDAEEAPETEAPSAEATEADKAPEGDPGEG
- the KHK gene encoding ketohexokinase isoform X2; protein product: MAAGAARRDPGSGGERRILCVGLVCLDIISVVEAYPPEDSDTRCLSQRWQRGGNASNSCTVLALLGAPVSFMGSLAPGHAADFVLSDLRRYGVDARHAVRQHDGSLPASVVIASARRGTRTILHAHGNLPDVTARDFEKVDLSRFKWIHWEARNVAEQVEMIRRVERHNRSRGAAERVRISVEVEKPRQELLELLGLGEVVFISKDLAQHFGYSSAPEALRGLRSRVQPRATMICAWAEAGADAMGPDGEILHSDAFPPETVVDTLGAGDTFNAAVIFALSEGKSLQEALTFGCRIAGKKCGIQGFDGLV
- the KHK gene encoding ketohexokinase isoform X1, producing the protein MAAGAARRDPGSGGERRILCVGLVCLDIISVVEAYPPEDSDTRCLSQRWQRGGNASNSCTVLALLGAPVSFMGSLAPGHAADFIVADFRRRGVDVSHVAWQPRGDVPCACCVVSAASGSRTIVLYDTNLPDVTARDFEKVDLSRFKWIHWEARNVAEQVEMIRRVERHNRSRGAAERVRISVEVEKPRQELLELLGLGEVVFISKDLAQHFGYSSAPEALRGLRSRVQPRATMICAWAEAGADAMGPDGEILHSDAFPPETVVDTLGAGDTFNAAVIFALSEGKSLQEALTFGCRIAGKKCGIQGFDGLV